The following are from one region of the Vanessa cardui chromosome 3, ilVanCard2.1, whole genome shotgun sequence genome:
- the LOC124543889 gene encoding uncharacterized protein LOC124543889: MRNEIDNDEDISSNGRKYEKGKVLRHSFIPCVKVCLLPRDKIVCAWIVNWVITQCVLVFAGAFTIDFCMWSPEHSTYDYDKLARIMYLYDPLACGYSLRGSRSIWNLQFSNNTLGLNILPIEWMPAVVTVSTKVSAKTRKYVKLSVIVHVFWLLVAIAFRIFRSTTKLGFLKILLGSMFYMSVFVIVFDLSMAIVYIAHIQQSLTKGMILRYSGWSVEMKIKHYDDFGGWLPMIASACWLRGGFGLALNIYCCRIFHLIRRRIKKSEVRTRLILQENFPIPEPKYEEPLDSKVLYYRTGEFKPQPKQTFKSIFYF, from the exons AAAAAGGTAAAGTGCTTCGACATAGCTTTATACCATGTGTGAAGGTGTGCCTCTTGCCGAGAGATAAAATAGTTTGTGCCTGGATAGTAAATTGGGTTATTACGCAAT gtgtATTAGTGTTTGCTGGAGCATTTACGATAGATTTCTGCATGTGGTCTCCAGAGCATTCGACATATGATTACGACAAGCTAGCTAGAATAATGTATCTTTACGATCCCCTTGCCTGCGGTTACAGCCTTCGTGGTTCGAGATCTATATGGAATCTACAATTTAGTAATAATACTCTTGGACTGAACATACTGCCTATTGAATGGATGCCGGCAGTTGTGACTGTATCTACTAAAGTATCAGCAAAAACTAGAAA ATACGTTAAGCTAAGCGTCATCGTGCATGTATTTTGGCTGTTAGTAGCAATTGCCTTCAGAATATTTAGATCAACAACCAAATTAGGCTTCCTGAAAATCCTCCTGGGCTCTATGTTCTACATGAGTGTATTTGTCATTGTTTTTGATTTGTCAATGGCAATCGTTTACATTGCACATATTCAACAAAGCCTGACCAAAGGAATGATTCTTAGATATAGCGGTTGGAGTGTGGAAATGAAGATTAAGCATTACGACGATTTTGGCGGATGGCTTCCAATGATAGCTAGTGCATGTTGGCTAAGAGGAGGTTTTGGTCTCGCTCTCAATATATATTGCTGCAGAATATTCCATTTAATAAGACGTCGAATAAAGAAAAGTGAAGTAAGAACTAGATTGATATTGCAAGAAAATTTTCCAATTCCAGAACCAAAATATGAAGAACCGCTTGATAGTAAAGTACTTTATTATAGAACGGGAGAATTTAAGCCTCAGCCCAAGCAAACCTTTAAatctatattctatttttaa